One Comamonas endophytica DNA window includes the following coding sequences:
- a CDS encoding anti-sigma regulatory factor gives MTNDTQGVEPLRVEADIILCRQVVRKLVTQLKFSIVDQTKMITAASELARNTVVYGGGGEMEWEIVTDMLKQGLRLRFRDQGPGIPDMGLALKDGWTSGKGMGLGLSGSKRLVHEFDIESAVGVGTCVSVTRWK, from the coding sequence TTGACGAATGACACTCAGGGCGTGGAGCCGCTGCGCGTGGAGGCCGACATCATCCTCTGCCGCCAGGTGGTGAGAAAACTGGTGACCCAGCTGAAGTTCTCGATCGTGGACCAGACCAAGATGATCACCGCGGCCAGCGAGCTGGCGCGCAACACCGTGGTCTATGGCGGCGGCGGCGAGATGGAGTGGGAAATCGTCACCGACATGCTCAAGCAGGGCCTGCGCCTGCGCTTCAGGGACCAGGGCCCGGGCATTCCGGACATGGGCCTGGCGCTCAAGGACGGCTGGACCTCGGGCAAGGGCATGGGGCTGGGCCTGTCCGGCAGCAAGCGGCTGGTCCATGAGTTCGACATCGAATCGGCCGTGGGTGTGGGCACCTGCGTCAGTGTGACCCGGTGGAAGTGA
- a CDS encoding ATP-binding SpoIIE family protein phosphatase encodes MEVIQGSSHACFAIDDPSGVGEARRHVAALCRDLGFDEVRCGQAAIIINELGGNLCKHAGRGQLWIAARAGEAPELEILSVDSGPGISDLPRAMRDGFSTAGTPGNGLGAVQRLATDFDIHSEVGKGTVTLARLRPGARSGSAFRWGVVALPAPGETVCGDSWGLAFEGPRAALVVADGLGHGIHAAEASLAAVDLFAKQPFAGMKEALEESHVVLRMTRGAAVTRAQLDVETEELRMSGAGNVAIRVVSGIFNRSMLPQHGTVGVNMRRAEETRMQWPAHALVVCHSDGLQSRWPPEAIFGLIGHDPALAAAVLVRDFGRGRDDVTVLVVRRGD; translated from the coding sequence GTGGAAGTGATACAAGGTTCCAGCCACGCCTGTTTTGCAATAGACGATCCCAGCGGTGTAGGCGAGGCGCGCCGCCACGTCGCGGCCCTGTGCCGCGATCTGGGTTTCGACGAGGTGCGCTGCGGCCAGGCCGCGATCATCATCAACGAGCTGGGCGGCAACCTGTGCAAGCATGCGGGCCGGGGCCAGCTGTGGATTGCCGCGCGCGCGGGCGAGGCACCCGAGCTCGAGATCCTGTCGGTCGACAGCGGCCCGGGCATCAGCGACCTGCCGCGCGCCATGCGCGATGGTTTTTCCACCGCCGGCACACCGGGTAACGGCCTGGGCGCGGTGCAGCGGCTGGCGACGGATTTCGACATCCACTCGGAAGTCGGCAAAGGCACCGTCACCCTGGCCCGGTTGCGGCCTGGCGCACGCAGCGGCAGCGCCTTCCGCTGGGGGGTGGTGGCCCTGCCCGCCCCGGGGGAGACCGTGTGCGGCGACAGCTGGGGCCTGGCCTTCGAGGGCCCGCGCGCGGCGCTGGTGGTGGCCGATGGCCTGGGACATGGCATCCATGCGGCAGAGGCCTCGCTGGCCGCGGTCGATCTGTTTGCCAAGCAGCCCTTTGCCGGAATGAAGGAAGCGCTCGAGGAATCGCATGTCGTCCTGCGCATGACGCGCGGAGCAGCCGTCACGCGCGCGCAGCTCGATGTCGAAACCGAGGAATTGCGCATGTCGGGCGCGGGCAACGTCGCGATCCGCGTGGTGAGCGGGATTTTCAACCGTTCGATGCTGCCCCAGCATGGCACCGTGGGCGTGAACATGCGGCGCGCGGAAGAAACAAGAATGCAATGGCCGGCGCATGCGCTGGTCGTGTGCCACAGCGACGGCCTGCAGTCGCGCTGGCCGCCCGAAGCCATCTTCGGGCTCATCGGACACGACCCGGCGCTGGCCGCGGCCGTGCTGGTGCGGGATTTCGGCCGGGGGCGGGACGACGTGACCGTGCTGGTGGTGCGCCGAGGCGACTAG
- a CDS encoding STAS domain-containing protein, whose product MYRIPILRMGRSLLVTIQVDMEDQTAMALQDDLAEQIANTGANGVLIDISALEIVDSFVGRMLAAISGIGRILDATTVVVGMQPAVAITLVELGMSLDGVKTALNVSRGMALLEASVEGDPFDE is encoded by the coding sequence ATGTACCGCATCCCTATTCTGCGCATGGGGCGCTCCTTGCTCGTGACCATCCAGGTCGACATGGAGGACCAGACCGCCATGGCCCTGCAGGATGACCTGGCAGAGCAGATCGCCAATACCGGCGCCAATGGCGTGCTCATCGACATCTCGGCGCTGGAAATCGTCGATTCGTTCGTGGGCCGCATGCTGGCCGCCATCTCCGGCATCGGGCGCATTCTCGATGCCACCACGGTCGTGGTCGGCATGCAGCCGGCCGTGGCCATCACCCTGGTGGAGCTGGGCATGTCGCTCGACGGCGTCAAGACCGCCCTCAATGTCAGCCGCGGCATGGCGCTCCTGGAAGCGTCTGTCGAGGGAGATCCTTTTGACGAATGA
- a CDS encoding STAS domain-containing protein → MALLLQREQSAIQQGWAAAAGGANASPKAQAEASSVLSALLPAIQSDTSFVAGSGAWQPVKAALEQLSASRAAQGITAGNTSAFVLALKQPIFAALQKELQSDTQAMVQAISEVTGLVDAMAQWTVDAYQRTREQLIARQQEELLELSTPVIKLWDGILAVPMIGTLDSNRTQLVMETLLQRIVETEAELAIIDITGVPTVDTLVAQHLLKTVTAIRLMGADCIISGIRPQIAQTIVHLGIDLQSVTSKATLADALALAMKRRGYTFTKTARQV, encoded by the coding sequence TTGGCGCTCTTGCTCCAGCGCGAGCAATCGGCGATCCAACAAGGCTGGGCGGCCGCCGCGGGCGGCGCCAATGCCTCCCCCAAGGCCCAGGCCGAAGCCAGCAGCGTCTTGAGCGCGCTGCTGCCCGCCATCCAATCCGATACCAGCTTCGTCGCCGGCTCCGGCGCGTGGCAGCCCGTCAAGGCGGCCCTGGAACAGCTGTCCGCCTCGCGCGCGGCCCAGGGCATCACGGCCGGCAACACCAGTGCCTTCGTGCTGGCCCTGAAGCAGCCGATCTTCGCCGCGCTGCAAAAGGAATTGCAGTCCGACACCCAGGCCATGGTCCAGGCCATCTCCGAGGTGACGGGGCTGGTCGATGCCATGGCCCAGTGGACCGTCGATGCCTACCAGCGCACGCGCGAACAGCTGATCGCGCGCCAGCAGGAGGAACTGCTCGAGCTGTCCACGCCCGTCATCAAGCTCTGGGACGGCATCCTGGCCGTGCCGATGATCGGCACGCTGGACTCCAACCGCACCCAGCTGGTGATGGAGACGCTGCTGCAGCGCATCGTCGAAACCGAAGCCGAGCTGGCGATCATCGACATCACCGGCGTGCCCACCGTCGACACGCTGGTGGCCCAGCATCTGCTCAAGACCGTCACGGCCATCCGCCTGATGGGTGCGGATTGCATCATCAGCGGCATCCGTCCGCAGATCGCGCAGACCATCGTCCATCTGGGCATCGACCTTCAGTCCGTGACCTCCAAAGCCACCTTGGCCGACGCGCTGGCCCTGGCAATGAAACGCAGGGGCTACACCTTCACCAAGACCGCAAGGCAGGTCTGA